Proteins from a genomic interval of Medicago truncatula cultivar Jemalong A17 chromosome 3, MtrunA17r5.0-ANR, whole genome shotgun sequence:
- the LOC112420057 gene encoding uncharacterized protein — MASSKEVNTTMGDMEIIMPTSVSMEKMQAKLMMMRMGLYVSMEEDGGEVDDDDENNQFKISQVLGHSSEITLKRSQVKVENKIRGRKHWGYISGKKVAPATKTSDEYETWEDENCLVKSWLLDAMTKDVKSLFIRLPTPKKIWESVKETYFVNQDASKAYQLYCEVISIKQDGGSVVTYFAKLQKLWQEIDAIEDCTMVCNKDVETYTNKLNAQRVYIFLAGLDSHLDGVRG; from the exons ATGGCTTCGAGTAAGGAGGTGAACACAACAATGGGAGACATGGAGATTATAATGCCTACGAGTGTATCCATGGAGAAGATGCAGGccaagttgatgatgatgagaatggGATTATATGTATCAATGGAGGAAGATGGAGGTGAagtagatgatgatgatgagaataACCAATTCAAAATATCTCAAGTTTTAGGACATTCATCTGAAATTACATTAAAGAGATCACAGGTTAAGGTTG AAAACAAGATCAGAGGTCGTAAGCATTGGGGTTACATCTCTGGAAAGAAGGTCGCACCTGCAACGAAAACCTCTGATGAATATGAAACTTGGGAAGATGAGAATTGTTTGGTCAAGTCTTGGCTTCTGGATGCAATGACAAAAGATGTTAAGTCGCTTTTCATCCGGTTACCTACACCCAAGAAGATCTGGGAATCGGTCAAGGAGACTTACTTTGTCAATCAAGATGCATCAAAGGCATATCAGCTTTATTGTGAGGTAATATCTATTAAACAAGATGGTGGATCCGTTGTTACTTACTTTGCAAAATTACAGAAACTGTGGCAGGAAATTGATGCGATTGAAGATTGTACCATGGTGTGCAATAAAGATGTTGAGACATATACCAACAAACTGAATGCGCAACGTGTATACATATTCCTAGCAGGACTTGATTCACACTTGGATGGGGTACGTGGTTGA